The segment CTCTGAGATTCCCCTTTTGTCAGAGCCCACAACAATAACCCCGTCTGCTTTGGCCATTGTGGCAATCAGGCCGGATTTACCTAAAACCGGTATCGCCCAAAGCTCACCGTCCCGATTTTCCATCTTTACCCATATGTGGTCCTCTCTGCCGGGTAAAGATGATATGTTTTTTCCTATGCGGGCTCTTATCTTACCTGCATACTCCTCAGAAATACCATTCTCTGTTAAACCGGAGAGTTTTCTCCTTAAAACCCGCCTAACAAATACATCAAAAGCAACCATAACAGCCGATGGATGCCCGGGCAGACCAAACACCGGTTTACCGTTTGCCATACCAAAAATAGCAGGTTTCCCGGGTTTTATGGCTACCCCGTGAAATATGACCCCCGGTGCTCCAAATGAATTTATAATATCAGGCGTCATATCCATAGTTCCCACCGAACTTCCCCCTGTTATTAAAACCATATCGGCGCAATTGAGCGCTTTCTGCACAGCCTCTCTTATTGTGTCATAATCATCTCTGAAAATCCCCATTATTACCGGCTCCCCCCCATGCGCTCTCACAAGGGCCGTCAGTGTGTATGTGTTAATATCCCGCACCTGCCCAGGATTAATGCTGTCTTTGGGAGATACGATTTCATCCCCTGTTGAGATAATGGCAACAACCGGCAGTTTGTGCACACTGACAAGGGTAATCCCTAATGCAGCCAACACTCCGGTATCCTGTGGTCTTAGCATATGCCCTTTTTGGAAAATAACTTCCCAGGCTCTTACGTCATCACCTTTTGATATCACATTTTCACCCGGTGCAACTGATTTTACCACCTCTATAGTTTCATCGTCTAATTTCTGGGTATGCTCAAGCATTAAGACGGAATCAGCGCCCTCGGGAAGCGTTCCACCGGTGGGGATTTTAGCTGCCTCAGCAGGTTTTAATATGAAATCCGGCAACTTACCCATCAAAACCTCATGTTTTACATTAAAATAAGCAGGGATTGACTCCGAGGCACCAAAGGTATCAGCACTGTTTAGGGCAAAACCATCCATTGTAGAACGTAAAAAAGCCGGCAAATCCTCACCGGATATAATATCTGCCGCCGTAATGCGTCCGGCTGCATTTTCAAGCCCAACAATTTCGACATCAGTAACAGCGTATTTAGCGGAATTAATCAGACTTATGGCGGTTGATACAGAAATCAACCCAACTCTTCCTAACATATCCGGCATCTTTACAGTT is part of the Nitrospirae bacterium YQR-1 genome and harbors:
- a CDS encoding molybdopterin molybdotransferase MoeA, encoding MLGRVGLISVSTAISLINSAKYAVTDVEIVGLENAAGRITAADIISGEDLPAFLRSTMDGFALNSADTFGASESIPAYFNVKHEVLMGKLPDFILKPAEAAKIPTGGTLPEGADSVLMLEHTQKLDDETIEVVKSVAPGENVISKGDDVRAWEVIFQKGHMLRPQDTGVLAALGITLVSVHKLPVVAIISTGDEIVSPKDSINPGQVRDINTYTLTALVRAHGGEPVIMGIFRDDYDTIREAVQKALNCADMVLITGGSSVGTMDMTPDIINSFGAPGVIFHGVAIKPGKPAIFGMANGKPVFGLPGHPSAVMVAFDVFVRRVLRRKLSGLTENGISEEYAGKIRARIGKNISSLPGREDHIWVKMENRDGELWAIPVLGKSGLIATMAKADGVIVVGSDKRGISEGDTVEIRLFQK